AATTCGCCGTGGGTAGCGATCGCTTTTGCTAAAACTCGGCGAATCCTTTCCATCGAAAGTCCTTGACAAGATAGCACCAAATCATCTAATACTTTGCCAGAAAGGGAGTTACCAGTGCTTTGGAGTAAACGTTCCACCTCAGTTTTAATTTCTGCGGCGGCGGGTAAGGGAAACTCGACGACTGTCAGCACTTCCGTTAAATCGTCAGGAATGGCGATGCGTGGCGACAGTAGGACAATATTTTTTGGTTGCGACTTGAGGAGTCGGGACAGATTGCGGAGTTTGCGGGCGATCGCTACATCATCTAAAAAGCGATGATAATCTCGGAGAATCAATACCGCAGGTGCGGAAGCTGGTAATTTTTCGATAAATTCTAAAGCTTGCAACGGGTTACGTCGCCCAAACCCAACATCATTGGGGTTTCCTTGATAGCCATCGACAAAATCCCAAGTATATACTGGGCGATTACCTTGGTTAGTTGCTTCTTCTCGGATAGCTGCTTCTACCCGCTCCTCTTCGTATGTGGGAATATAAATCAAGGGGTAGCGGGCGCGTAGCAGTAATTTAAACTCTTCACGGAAGTTCATATATAGCTGTTATTGGTTAGTTTATCTTGAACGCAATGTACAACTTTCTTGGTTCAGAAAGCCAATGAGTAACCAGCAAGAACAATACAATATTGATTTTCTCGTTCAGCAACTACGCACAAGTCAAGATAACGCTGTTCTTAAACAGACTGCTAAACATTTGGGGTTTCTTGGTGCTAATAACCCGGATGTCATAGCTGCCTTGATTCATGTAGCACGCACTACAATTGATGAACCAACTCGCTGGGCAGCAATTCAAAGTTTGAGCGAAATTGGTACTGATAATAATGATGTTATCCAAACTTTGATTGAGCAACTTAACACTGCTCGTATACCTACCCGCAGGATAGCAGCTCAGAATTTGGCAAAAATTGCTGTTGGTAATCAATATGCAATTACTAGTCTAATAAGTTTGGCACAAATAACTGAAGAAGAACATACTCGTCAGTATGTTGCTTATAGTTTAGGAATTATTGCAAAAGGTAATAGAGACGCTGTTAATGCTCTAATTGATTTAATATATAAAAGTTCCGATGAATATACTCACTACTTATGCGTTGATGCTTTTACAAAACTTGGTAAGTGGAATAAAGAGATAATTGACGCTTTAATTCATATAGGTAAAACAGCAGAATTTTATATTCGTTCGAAACTATTGCAGACGTTAAAAGCAAGAGGAATAAATATAAATGGCTATACTTCGAATTCTTCATTTCGTCTATTGTTAGAACAAATGAAAGAAGAAAATAACCAAACTGAATAATTGGTCTGACTTTTCACGATATCTGGAAAACCTTTCCTCTTGTGGTTCAGGGGGTTGGGTTTCGCGTAGTTTATGGTAAAAATTCTGGATCGTTTAATATTTCTTCCATCATTTGACCAAAAGATGGATGTCTTTGTGCGTCTCCATATTTAGAATCATAATACCAAGCTTCCCACTCACCATCACTTGTAATAACTTGAGGATTAAGTAAAAAAATCATCTGATAGTCTTCAGTACTAATTTCTAGACACGTTTGTAGATGTTCTACACGAAGATAAGATTGCTCATCACCGTAAATAAAGTATTCTTCATCTGGTACTGGTTCCAAATCCTGGTGCAGTTCTACTAAACGATGTATATAGGTTTCTCTATCTAAAATATACCACTGAATTTTTTCAACTGAATAAAATCTGATGTCACACTTTGAAGTAGAATGCAACCCATTAGAAACTTTGAGAAACTCTCTGTAAGAAGGCGGCAAGGTTACACCTAATCTAGCTTCGGTAGCAGAAATTTCTTCTTCATTTGCACCTGGATAGCATAGAGATCCAGATTCAATAACTTCTGGAGCTAACTCTTCCTGCTCATACTCTTCGAGTGCTTCTATTCGCTGACGGCTCCATTCTCTAATACGACTTTCCCAGTCAAAAGTCTTCATTATACGATCTTTGTATTGGAAGTTAATTAATCAGTAGTTTAACAAAACAAGCTTTAATAGTATTAACTGATAAATTTTTAGTTTAAACATTATAAAGTAGTAATTTATAAAAAAAATAAAAATTTTTATTACATAATGAGTGAGAAATGACTTATTTAATATTAGTTTAAGCAATAGTTGCTAAATCTTCTAATTTACTGAGTTTTAGTAATTGATAAAATACAACAATTTCTGATATTTTTTAAATAAAAATATTATACCTAATAAAATATAAAACAATAAGCCTGTATGGACAGGCTTAGTTCGTCTAGCCCCAGATTTAAGTCTGACGGAATTATCAAATTACTATCCTGGAAGTTGCTTTTTCAAAGCTTCCAGAGAAGCCCAACGGTTATCGACTGGAGTTGCAGGACTATCATCAGAAGTATCAACTGTACTACTTACAGGAATGCCTGGACAATTGCGATCGCACAATTGACGCTGAGGTACTGCCAAGCACATCTGCTCATACAGCCATTCGTTGGGATAAAAATAACCATCAGGTGGCAGGCTTTCAAGCAACTCTTCCATAATTACTTCCCGCTCTAAGGGCAAGTCATTTGCTTGATTTACAGTTTCGTCTAACCAGATGATTTCTTTAGTATCAAGTCCTAAGCGGCGATTGTATTGCTGTAAGCATCGGTTGCAGGTACAAGTAATAATTGTTTCTGCCTGAGCGGACACTTCCAGGTAAGTGCCATGATGCTGCACACGCACATGACCGCGAACTGGTGTCAACGTTTCCAGACCAGGCAGAAATTCCTTAACCTGAACTTCCTCTGTCCGCTCCGGGGCTTTAGTTAGCTGCGGAATATAAATTGCGTCCATAGGATTTGTGAGACATCCTCACGAAAATTAATGGTCATTACCAGCAATAATACTGATACTACATCTTTATTTTAGCTTTTAGGAACAAGAGAAATTTGGAAATTATATTGAGCTTTCAATTAACTCTTAACTCCTGTAGAAACGCGATTAATCGCGTTTCTACTAACCCCTAACTTCTTCCAACGAAGCTGGTCGCACAACCAGATGACGATGCGGTTCTTTACCGCGACTAAAGGTTTCCAAATCTCCAAATTCCTTCAAGAAGGTATGGATTTGTCGCCTTTCAGCAGAACTGAGGGATTTAATTTCCACTTCTTTACCAGAAAAGCGCACTTCATCGGCTGCTGCTTCTGCTAATGCGCGAATTTCAGCTTCTCTTTTGACCCGGTAGCCATTCAACTCAATAGTGTAAGAGGCTTGTTCCTCTGGGGGTTGGCTCAGGTTTAAAACCGAATTTGCTAGATACTGAATCGCATCTAGCACAGAACCATCAGTACCAATTAATATCTGGATTTGTTCTGTCGTCAAATTAGTTTGATCGATTGTCAACCAGTAATTATCTGGTTCTGGGGAATCGCTGTCTTGAGATTGGGTAGTTTCTAAATAACCCTGAATCTCAGCAGGTACCCCAGTGAGTTCCAGCAGGGTTTTTAACCACTGCTGACCTCGCTGCATCGAAATATTGCTCATGATCCCCCTGTAGCCTTCTTCTTAGAACTTTTCGGTTCAAATGGCAATGCTTTTTGTTCGATGACTGTTGTTTCTTTCTCTTGAGTTTCTACAATTTTTTGCAGTTCTTCTGGTAGAGGTTCGCGTGAGAGAAGATAAGTTTGTGCAGTTTGGAAAATGTTACCAATCACCATATACATCAGCACCCCGGCTGGTAGGGGGAAGAACAAGAACATCCCAGAAAATATGACTGGAGTGATTTTGTTAACTGTATCTTGCTGCGGATTGCCACCACTGGAATTTTGCCCAGAAAGCATTTGGCTAACATAAAGGCTGATTCCAAAGAAGACGATCATGGCAACAATATCCCAGTGGATTGTGCCATCTGCATCTTGTGCGCCAACTCTGCCTAAAGCATCAATGAATAGAAAGCCTTTTTCTGCTGCTAGTCCGGGAATTGTTCCTTGAATGCTAACTTCTCCTGGCTGCAAGGCTTCTACATTGCCATCAGCATCAATTTTTATCCGATCTTCGCCTTTAGTGACTTTCCAATCAGGAGTTAGCTTATTTTCTGGGTGTTCTGCTAAAAGTACCTGAAATGGTTTGCCCTCAACAGTCTGATATTGGATCTTAGTTTGTTCTCCCACAGCTAGTTTGTTACCACTGGGAAGGATTGCAGCTACTTTCACGTGTTCCCCATCTGCAACATAAATATTTTGGGGAGCAGTAGCAAAGGCTTGGGGTTGAATTTGCTCGATTTGTTCTGCGGGAAGGATTTGCAAGTTAACGCTGTAGTTGGCACTGGCAAAAGGCGAACCCCGCAAAGTGGCAAACAGCGCTAATAAAACCGGCATTTGCACTAATAACGGAAAACAGCCTGCTAAGGGGTTGCCAAATTCTTTTTGAACATTGACCATTTCCTCTTGCTGCTTTTGCGGTTCATCCTTATAGCGCTCTTTAATTTCTGCCATCCGCTTCTGCATCAGAGGTTGTACAATTCGCATCTTCCGCATGTTGCGAATTGAGCCAGCACTCAGGGGATAGAGCGCGAAGCGGACTATCAATGTCAAAGCAACGATCGCCAATCCGTAGCTAGGCACAATACCATAGAAGAAATCTATGATTGGCAGCATCACGTTGTTCGAGAGAAAGCCGATACCAAAATCCATTATTCTGAATTCAACCTGAGGTACTGTAAACTAACTGAATCTAATTTATCTAAATCATAAATTATGTGCGACTACCCTTAGCTACGGATAGCCGCACATGCCAAAAGTAGGGAAGTAGGGAGTGGTATGTATTTTTTGGTAAGTGCGAAGTTCTGAATTTTGTATTTTATCTGAGCAAATTCTGCATTCCCTATTCCCTACTCCCATCACTTATTAGCAGCTACCGTATATTCGGGATTTTTCGCAGCAATTCTTTCATTAATGTAGTCATAGACTTCCCTAAATTTGGGAATTGCACGCAATTCGAGACGACTGCCGTTTTTTAGGGTTAGTACCATATCTCCCCACAAGCCAATGCCACGGGGGATTGTGACAACTTTGACAATTTCTGAGTAAATTATGTCAGTGCGATCGCGCCCCTGCCAACCTCCGATTACGGTAACTCGGCGATCTGTGATGCGGAAACGCAGCCACAATGCTCTGACAATTGCCCCAACTGTTAATGGTATCCCGACAATGGTTAGCCCAATTAGCACGTTGACAATTAAATCCCCAATATGGGGACCACCTTCATAATAAACATCTTCACGAATTCCCATCGAACACCTCAGCTTGTGCCAACAACTGCTCTAATTCTTGCAGAAATTGTGGG
The Nostoc punctiforme PCC 73102 genome window above contains:
- a CDS encoding HEAT repeat domain-containing protein encodes the protein MSNQQEQYNIDFLVQQLRTSQDNAVLKQTAKHLGFLGANNPDVIAALIHVARTTIDEPTRWAAIQSLSEIGTDNNDVIQTLIEQLNTARIPTRRIAAQNLAKIAVGNQYAITSLISLAQITEEEHTRQYVAYSLGIIAKGNRDAVNALIDLIYKSSDEYTHYLCVDAFTKLGKWNKEIIDALIHIGKTAEFYIRSKLLQTLKARGININGYTSNSSFRLLLEQMKEENNQTE
- a CDS encoding PH domain-containing protein gives rise to the protein MGIREDVYYEGGPHIGDLIVNVLIGLTIVGIPLTVGAIVRALWLRFRITDRRVTVIGGWQGRDRTDIIYSEIVKVVTIPRGIGLWGDMVLTLKNGSRLELRAIPKFREVYDYINERIAAKNPEYTVAANK
- a CDS encoding YceD family protein, which codes for MDAIYIPQLTKAPERTEEVQVKEFLPGLETLTPVRGHVRVQHHGTYLEVSAQAETIITCTCNRCLQQYNRRLGLDTKEIIWLDETVNQANDLPLEREVIMEELLESLPPDGYFYPNEWLYEQMCLAVPQRQLCDRNCPGIPVSSTVDTSDDSPATPVDNRWASLEALKKQLPG
- a CDS encoding protein jag, producing the protein MSNISMQRGQQWLKTLLELTGVPAEIQGYLETTQSQDSDSPEPDNYWLTIDQTNLTTEQIQILIGTDGSVLDAIQYLANSVLNLSQPPEEQASYTIELNGYRVKREAEIRALAEAAADEVRFSGKEVEIKSLSSAERRQIHTFLKEFGDLETFSRGKEPHRHLVVRPASLEEVRG
- a CDS encoding SMI1/KNR4 family protein; this translates as MKTFDWESRIREWSRQRIEALEEYEQEELAPEVIESGSLCYPGANEEEISATEARLGVTLPPSYREFLKVSNGLHSTSKCDIRFYSVEKIQWYILDRETYIHRLVELHQDLEPVPDEEYFIYGDEQSYLRVEHLQTCLEISTEDYQMIFLLNPQVITSDGEWEAWYYDSKYGDAQRHPSFGQMMEEILNDPEFLP
- the yidC gene encoding membrane protein insertase YidC; amino-acid sequence: MDFGIGFLSNNVMLPIIDFFYGIVPSYGLAIVALTLIVRFALYPLSAGSIRNMRKMRIVQPLMQKRMAEIKERYKDEPQKQQEEMVNVQKEFGNPLAGCFPLLVQMPVLLALFATLRGSPFASANYSVNLQILPAEQIEQIQPQAFATAPQNIYVADGEHVKVAAILPSGNKLAVGEQTKIQYQTVEGKPFQVLLAEHPENKLTPDWKVTKGEDRIKIDADGNVEALQPGEVSIQGTIPGLAAEKGFLFIDALGRVGAQDADGTIHWDIVAMIVFFGISLYVSQMLSGQNSSGGNPQQDTVNKITPVIFSGMFLFFPLPAGVLMYMVIGNIFQTAQTYLLSREPLPEELQKIVETQEKETTVIEQKALPFEPKSSKKKATGGS